One region of Cytobacillus sp. IB215665 genomic DNA includes:
- the hutU gene encoding urocanate hydratase produces the protein MISTNKRSIENYTGSELNAKGWVQEAALRMLMNNLNEDVAERPEDLVVYGGIGKAARNWESYDAIIKTLHNLEDDETMLVQSGKPVAVFKTHTDAPRVLIANSNLVPAWANWDHFHELDKKGLMMYGQMTAGSWIYIGSQGIVQGTYETFAELGRQHFNSTLKGTISLTAGLGGMGGAQPLAVTLNEGVCIAIEVDRTRIQRRIETRYLDIMTESIDEAIQLAREAKEQGKPLSIGLLGNAAEVLPEMISKGFTPDVLTDQTSAHDPINGYIPLGYSLEKADELRKADPKAYESESKKSIAEHVKAMLTMQELGAITFDYGNNIRQVAKDEGVDNAFNFPGFVPAYIRPQFCEGKGPFRWVALSGDPEDIYKTDEVILREFSYNKHLCNWIKMAREKIQFQGLPSRICWLGYGERAKFGKIINDMVASGELKAPIVIGRDHLDSGSVASPNRETEGMMDGSDAVADWPILNALINSIGGASWVSVHHGGGVGMGYSLHAGMVIVADGTPEAAKRLERVLTTDPGMGVVRHADAGYDLAKKTAKEKGIHIPMMD, from the coding sequence ATGATTAGTACAAATAAGCGTAGCATTGAAAATTATACAGGATCAGAATTAAATGCAAAAGGTTGGGTTCAAGAAGCAGCATTAAGAATGCTCATGAATAATTTAAATGAGGATGTAGCAGAAAGACCTGAAGATCTCGTTGTATATGGAGGTATTGGCAAAGCTGCTCGTAATTGGGAAAGCTATGATGCGATTATTAAAACTTTACACAATTTAGAAGACGATGAAACGATGCTTGTTCAATCTGGGAAACCAGTTGCGGTGTTTAAAACACACACGGACGCACCTAGAGTGTTAATTGCAAACTCAAATCTTGTGCCAGCTTGGGCAAATTGGGATCACTTCCATGAGCTTGATAAAAAAGGCTTAATGATGTATGGACAAATGACAGCTGGTAGCTGGATATATATCGGCAGCCAAGGTATCGTTCAAGGCACATATGAGACGTTTGCTGAACTTGGACGCCAGCATTTCAATAGTACACTAAAAGGAACGATATCTCTAACAGCCGGATTAGGTGGTATGGGTGGAGCACAGCCATTAGCTGTTACTTTAAATGAAGGTGTTTGTATTGCTATTGAGGTAGATCGAACTAGAATTCAACGACGCATTGAAACACGCTATCTAGATATAATGACAGAAAGCATTGATGAAGCTATTCAATTGGCACGTGAAGCGAAGGAACAGGGGAAACCACTATCGATTGGTTTATTAGGAAACGCTGCAGAAGTATTACCAGAAATGATTAGCAAAGGATTTACTCCAGATGTACTAACAGATCAAACGTCCGCACATGATCCAATAAATGGATATATACCTTTAGGCTATTCTCTAGAGAAGGCAGATGAGTTACGTAAAGCTGATCCAAAAGCATATGAGAGTGAATCTAAGAAGAGTATTGCTGAACATGTAAAAGCGATGTTAACAATGCAGGAACTAGGTGCGATTACTTTCGACTATGGAAATAACATTAGGCAGGTAGCAAAGGATGAAGGAGTGGACAACGCTTTTAATTTCCCTGGCTTTGTACCAGCTTATATTCGTCCACAGTTTTGTGAAGGAAAAGGGCCTTTCAGATGGGTTGCTTTATCAGGAGACCCAGAAGATATTTATAAGACAGATGAAGTCATTTTACGTGAGTTTAGCTACAATAAACATTTATGCAATTGGATTAAAATGGCTCGTGAAAAAATTCAATTTCAAGGGTTACCATCTCGCATTTGTTGGTTAGGTTATGGAGAGCGCGCTAAATTTGGGAAAATTATTAATGACATGGTTGCTAGCGGTGAATTGAAAGCACCAATTGTTATTGGACGTGATCATCTAGACTCTGGTTCAGTAGCTTCACCAAATCGTGAAACTGAAGGCATGATGGACGGAAGTGATGCAGTAGCTGATTGGCCAATTTTGAATGCTTTAATAAATAGCATCGGTGGTGCAAGCTGGGTATCTGTACATCATGGTGGTGGTGTAGGAATGGGGTATTCATTGCATGCAGGTATGGTCATCGTTGCTGATGGAACACCAGAAGCTGCAAAAAGGCTTGAACGTGTGTTAACGACAGATCCTGGTATGGGAGTTGTTCGTCATGCAGATGCGGGGTATGATTTAGCGAAAAAGACAGCAAAAGAAAAAGGTATACACATTCCAATGATGGATTAA
- a CDS encoding helix-turn-helix domain-containing protein, giving the protein MKLLIADRDQDERIGIRWLVSANSFSFEQILLASSFDELIIYLENDVPEVTIIELDMIPREHWNILLSRIKQYTQIVIAVSAEATYERAKQAIELQAVDLLVKPNSPESLKKTLYRSVNVLRVEHSSKQRQANKYNTTTYRSLFIQDHQNETADSLMVLQTEDQNKLAELRLFLETYYVMEDVLLLPVSDLIVLVFQNKNTKQLEAVGNRLLQDWDEEKNEPMAIVIHSHGMIKSLHEAYMQAKGALQVTYFKGYRQLIHVKQNVEWNTIDPFLTPQEQREWIDMLNNKDKDMVKSWMYRHFLSISEPFPEPGLVRTRLTSILAQIRRYMKSLYLDHGVYEELYHKVFEEILYSPVLYRSVQQMILFTGHLFDGAQNQLESSRHDVVELGVAYIERNYHHQTLSLDDVAKYTGRSPSYFSHLLNKKMNISFIQLVTNLRIHAAKRLLWETDLSIKEVANKAGFRNANYFSRIFKQVMGVTPREYRMEKDIDLN; this is encoded by the coding sequence ATGAAATTACTTATTGCAGACCGTGATCAAGATGAAAGGATAGGCATACGTTGGTTAGTATCGGCAAACTCATTTTCATTTGAGCAAATATTGCTAGCTAGTTCATTTGACGAGCTTATTATCTACCTTGAAAATGATGTTCCAGAAGTAACAATCATAGAGCTTGATATGATCCCAAGAGAGCACTGGAACATACTATTGAGCAGGATAAAACAATATACACAAATCGTCATAGCTGTTTCAGCAGAAGCAACATATGAACGTGCAAAGCAAGCGATAGAGCTGCAAGCTGTTGATTTATTAGTAAAGCCAAATTCACCAGAATCATTAAAGAAAACTTTATATCGTTCAGTTAATGTTTTAAGAGTGGAACATAGCTCTAAACAACGTCAAGCTAATAAGTATAATACTACAACTTATCGTTCGCTATTTATCCAAGATCATCAAAATGAAACGGCTGATTCTTTAATGGTATTACAAACTGAAGATCAAAATAAGTTAGCTGAGCTGCGTTTATTTCTTGAAACCTATTATGTAATGGAGGATGTGTTACTATTACCTGTCAGTGATTTAATTGTATTAGTTTTTCAAAACAAAAATACGAAGCAGTTAGAGGCAGTTGGAAATCGACTCCTTCAAGATTGGGATGAAGAAAAAAATGAACCAATGGCCATCGTTATTCATAGCCATGGGATGATTAAATCACTTCACGAAGCATACATGCAAGCAAAAGGTGCTTTACAAGTAACATACTTTAAAGGATACAGACAACTTATACATGTAAAGCAAAATGTTGAATGGAATACCATTGACCCATTTTTAACTCCTCAAGAGCAAAGAGAATGGATAGATATGCTTAATAACAAGGATAAGGATATGGTTAAGTCATGGATGTACCGTCATTTTCTATCAATTTCAGAGCCTTTTCCTGAACCAGGCTTGGTACGAACTAGATTAACGAGCATACTAGCACAAATACGTCGATATATGAAATCACTTTATTTAGATCACGGGGTGTACGAAGAGTTATACCATAAAGTATTTGAAGAAATTCTATATAGTCCAGTCTTATACCGTTCTGTTCAACAAATGATTCTGTTTACAGGTCATTTATTTGATGGTGCTCAAAATCAACTAGAATCTTCACGTCACGATGTCGTCGAACTAGGCGTGGCATATATTGAAAGGAACTATCATCATCAAACTTTATCATTAGATGACGTTGCAAAATACACAGGTCGAAGTCCCAGCTATTTTAGCCATTTACTTAACAAAAAAATGAACATATCTTTTATTCAGCTTGTGACTAATCTTCGGATTCACGCTGCGAAAAGGTTGTTATGGGAGACAGATTTATCGATTAAAGAGGTTGCAAATAAAGCTGGTTTTCGAAATGCAAATTACTTCAGTAGAATTTTTAAGCAGGTGATGGGTGTTACTCCTAGAGAGTATAGAATGGAGAAAGATATAGATTTAAATTAG
- a CDS encoding M42 family metallopeptidase, whose amino-acid sequence MNTYPNTNATIELIKELVSIPSPSGHTDNIIQFIEDKLTNIGVETRRNRKGGLLATLPGTDDTKHRMLTAHVDTLGAMVKEVKSNGRLKLSMIGGFRWNSVEGEYCQIETSDGRTYTGTILMHQTSVHVFKNAGEAKRNEENIEVRIDEKVENADDVRSLGIEVGDFVSFDPRVEVTSSGFIKSRHLDDKASVAILLQLIEHIKKDNIQLPHTTHFLISNNEEIGYGGNSNITPETIEYLAVDMGAIGDGQASDEYTVSICAKDSSGPYHYGLRKKLVQLANENNIDYKVDIYPYYGSDASAAIRSGFDIVHGLIGPGIESSHAFERTHQASIINTEKLLLSYVQTATI is encoded by the coding sequence ATGAATACATATCCAAACACAAATGCAACAATTGAGCTTATTAAAGAACTAGTATCGATTCCAAGTCCATCTGGCCATACAGACAACATCATTCAATTTATTGAAGATAAACTTACTAACATCGGGGTTGAGACTAGACGCAATAGAAAAGGTGGACTGCTTGCAACCCTTCCTGGAACTGACGACACGAAACATCGAATGTTAACTGCACATGTGGATACACTTGGAGCTATGGTGAAGGAAGTCAAGAGTAATGGGCGGTTAAAACTTTCGATGATCGGAGGTTTTCGGTGGAATTCTGTTGAAGGAGAGTATTGTCAAATTGAAACCTCAGACGGACGAACATATACAGGTACCATTCTGATGCATCAAACGAGCGTTCATGTATTTAAAAATGCTGGTGAAGCTAAACGAAATGAAGAGAATATTGAAGTTAGAATTGATGAAAAGGTAGAGAATGCAGACGACGTTCGCTCTCTAGGTATCGAAGTTGGAGATTTTGTGTCATTTGACCCTAGAGTTGAAGTTACTTCAAGCGGGTTTATTAAATCTAGACATTTAGATGATAAAGCAAGTGTAGCTATCTTACTACAACTAATTGAACATATCAAAAAAGATAACATACAGCTTCCACATACAACACATTTTCTTATTTCCAATAACGAAGAAATTGGCTATGGTGGTAACTCGAATATTACACCTGAAACAATTGAATATTTGGCAGTTGACATGGGCGCTATTGGAGATGGTCAAGCTTCTGATGAATATACTGTGTCTATTTGTGCGAAGGATTCTAGTGGCCCGTATCATTATGGCCTTAGAAAAAAGCTAGTTCAATTGGCTAACGAAAATAATATTGACTATAAGGTTGACATATATCCTTATTACGGATCCGATGCATCCGCAGCTATACGCTCAGGATTTGATATTGTTCACGGACTTATTGGTCCTGGTATTGAATCATCACATGCATTTGAGCGTACCCATCAAGCTTCAATAATTAATACTGAAAAGCTACTTCTTTCATATGTTCAAACAGCAACAATATGA
- a CDS encoding PIG-L deacetylase family protein codes for MLKKTALIIASHPDDELLGSGATIKKLINSGYEVITVITAQGRNKEDEYITNCCIEANKELGVKEIIFLEYPNLEMETFPLHLINKKIEKLIAIYQPCKIFTHHYGDLNKDHQVTFQAVMTAARPIAGSAPIDIICFETVSSTEWTHHTNDQTFKPNYYVDVTDTIDNKLNALKHYDVEMRPFPHPRSFDGIKFLARYRGMTVGVHYAEAFEIIRRIQYEDNW; via the coding sequence ATGCTAAAAAAAACTGCCTTAATTATTGCATCCCATCCTGATGACGAACTGCTTGGTTCGGGTGCAACTATAAAAAAATTAATAAATAGTGGATATGAAGTTATTACTGTAATAACTGCTCAAGGCCGCAACAAAGAAGATGAATATATCACCAACTGCTGTATAGAAGCAAATAAAGAGTTAGGTGTAAAAGAAATTATTTTCCTCGAGTATCCTAATTTAGAAATGGAAACTTTCCCACTTCACCTTATTAATAAGAAAATTGAAAAGTTAATTGCAATATATCAACCTTGTAAAATATTCACTCACCATTATGGAGATTTAAATAAGGACCATCAAGTTACATTCCAAGCTGTTATGACTGCTGCACGTCCTATAGCTGGAAGTGCCCCAATCGACATAATTTGCTTTGAAACAGTTTCATCTACCGAATGGACCCACCATACGAATGACCAAACTTTCAAACCAAATTACTATGTTGACGTAACTGATACAATCGATAATAAATTGAATGCCCTTAAACATTACGATGTTGAAATGCGCCCTTTCCCTCACCCCCGTTCGTTTGATGGGATAAAATTTTTAGCAAGGTATAGAGGGATGACAGTCGGCGTACATTATGCTGAGGCTTTTGAAATTATTAGGAGGATCCAATATGAAGACAATTGGTGA
- a CDS encoding glycosyltransferase family 4 protein, which yields MRILLTTFWNYPHVGGLSNYITNLKHGMENRGHVVEITCPNEFDGYVNTKNNISDYLWKFYQQRYGKDKKKFFQLDVNFYTYLTHLSQQNLEGYDILHAQDLATANILGILNEHYEKPLLYTPHGILSLNRIKFKEVDKDSLSARYFIEIDKKAVQYADKIIILSDHFREPLKQLGAHDSKMLTVHTGIEENEEIKQPKDENPHQTIISCIARLTQRKGHHILLEALNMIKEHLDHVEIRIIGDGKTREDLEQQARHLRLSNVVFLGSRDDIPQLLKETDIFVLPTINDSLPISIIEAMHMGLPIVSSYVGGIPELIHHQKEGLLSTPGDIETLSKHLLLLIQNPSLRNELGENARKFAQAELTVNEMSRKIEQEYQSLL from the coding sequence TTGAGAATATTACTAACGACTTTCTGGAACTATCCTCATGTTGGAGGTTTATCTAACTATATTACTAATCTAAAACACGGCATGGAGAATCGTGGCCATGTCGTTGAAATTACATGTCCAAACGAGTTTGATGGTTATGTAAACACAAAGAACAACATAAGTGACTATTTGTGGAAATTTTATCAACAACGCTACGGTAAAGATAAGAAGAAGTTTTTTCAGCTTGATGTTAACTTTTACACATATTTAACACATTTAAGTCAACAAAACCTTGAGGGTTATGATATTTTACACGCTCAGGATTTAGCAACTGCGAATATTTTAGGTATTCTTAACGAACATTATGAAAAACCACTACTTTATACTCCTCACGGGATTTTAAGCCTCAATAGAATAAAATTTAAAGAAGTAGACAAAGATTCACTTTCAGCAAGGTACTTTATTGAAATTGATAAAAAGGCTGTTCAATATGCGGATAAGATTATCATCCTATCAGATCATTTCCGTGAACCGCTTAAGCAATTAGGTGCACACGATTCAAAAATGCTTACAGTTCATACTGGAATAGAAGAAAATGAAGAAATAAAGCAACCCAAAGATGAGAATCCCCATCAAACGATCATTTCTTGTATTGCCCGTCTTACTCAACGTAAGGGTCACCATATTTTGTTGGAAGCCTTAAACATGATAAAAGAGCATTTAGATCATGTAGAAATTAGGATTATTGGTGACGGTAAGACGAGAGAGGATTTAGAACAACAAGCACGACATTTACGTTTGTCAAATGTTGTGTTCTTAGGAAGTAGAGACGACATCCCTCAGCTATTAAAAGAAACGGACATTTTTGTTTTACCTACTATAAATGATAGTCTACCAATTTCTATCATTGAAGCGATGCATATGGGGTTACCTATCGTTTCATCATATGTAGGAGGAATCCCCGAATTAATTCATCATCAGAAGGAAGGTTTACTTTCAACACCAGGTGACATTGAAACACTCTCAAAGCATCTGCTACTACTTATTCAAAATCCCTCTTTAAGAAACGAACTAGGGGAAAATGCCCGCAAGTTTGCACAGGCTGAACTAACAGTTAACGAGATGTCAAGAAAAATTGAACAGGAGTACCAATCTTTATTATAG
- a CDS encoding carbamoyl-phosphate synthase, with product MVERKHPAIVLDLSANGIGIVRSLGRKGVDVYAFDTGKKYKIGKTCYATCKGCPDPIKDEEGLLTFLLNLGKTFCCKAVLYAGSDDFLYFMSKHREILSMYYLFLLPEHTTVHALIDKRLTYELATKHNIPCPTTFFLDKEEELEGILNKLTFPCIIKPVYGHKFRQHINKKIIMVHSAEQLKATFPYYRQFGELMLQEFIPGDDSTFYKLATFLDEDMNVKALFTLQKLHQFPPNMGTGALIISKRDEEIIDVGLPFLKELECKGVSMAEFKKDPRDGELKFIEINSRLWLSHSLTEACGIDFAYLYYLYLTGQDPEPRLYQIEDIKWIYLVRYYLAYLHKKEHGEMTFYDFKKGLTGNKQYALFAWDDPMPFLRSAFSHLYNSWKTKKQEENT from the coding sequence ATGGTTGAGCGTAAGCATCCGGCAATCGTTCTTGATTTAAGTGCAAATGGAATTGGGATTGTAAGAAGTTTAGGTAGAAAAGGAGTGGATGTATACGCCTTTGATACAGGGAAAAAATACAAAATCGGGAAAACATGTTATGCAACATGTAAGGGTTGTCCAGATCCTATTAAAGATGAAGAAGGCTTGCTTACTTTCCTATTGAACCTAGGTAAGACATTTTGCTGTAAAGCTGTGCTATATGCTGGTTCAGATGATTTTCTATATTTTATGTCTAAGCATAGAGAAATATTGTCTATGTATTATTTATTTTTATTACCTGAGCACACAACAGTTCATGCATTAATCGATAAACGTTTAACATATGAACTAGCTACAAAGCATAATATACCATGCCCGACAACCTTTTTTTTAGATAAGGAAGAAGAATTGGAAGGTATTCTTAACAAATTAACATTTCCGTGTATCATAAAGCCTGTTTACGGACATAAGTTTCGTCAACATATTAATAAAAAAATTATCATGGTTCATAGTGCAGAACAATTAAAAGCTACTTTTCCTTACTATCGACAATTTGGTGAGTTAATGCTACAAGAATTTATTCCAGGTGATGACAGCACTTTTTACAAACTGGCAACTTTTCTTGATGAAGATATGAATGTCAAAGCTCTTTTCACACTACAAAAGCTTCATCAATTCCCGCCGAACATGGGTACAGGTGCCCTCATTATTAGTAAAAGGGATGAAGAAATTATTGATGTTGGCTTACCGTTTCTAAAAGAATTGGAGTGTAAGGGAGTATCCATGGCCGAATTTAAAAAAGATCCCCGTGATGGTGAACTTAAGTTTATTGAGATCAATTCTAGATTATGGCTTTCTCATAGTTTAACAGAGGCTTGTGGTATAGATTTTGCATATTTATACTACCTTTACTTAACTGGTCAAGACCCTGAACCGAGATTGTATCAAATAGAAGACATTAAATGGATCTATCTTGTACGGTATTACCTTGCCTACCTCCATAAAAAGGAACATGGTGAAATGACTTTTTACGACTTCAAGAAGGGACTAACTGGAAACAAACAATATGCACTATTCGCATGGGATGACCCGATGCCATTTTTGCGCAGTGCATTTTCTCATCTCTATAATTCTTGGAAAACTAAAAAACAGGAAGAGAATACATGA
- a CDS encoding oxidoreductase family protein, whose translation MMDIANIKKIFQNADFHHQIKHKFGKYKSFVPDSIQQLRASSKSIIYKLDISTELGIQPIIFKRYIGSKNRNNVEINLYDKAHPFLKEFMPTIYATKSKIFDNETWMLIEYIEPLRGRIHPPNHFDYIIPTVAKLHAHSYEQNFYDNIDLFNPWFPTFHSKKAKTRRQAKIQKTKLYLIDALHHKRLKKIIEPTHSIIQQILSKSSLSFPELVQNGQCIVHGDLHLQNICCNHINQNTNNHIRMIDWESARFASGWFDINLLVERYLGLRNSEKNNDDSIRNHCVQLYTTEMNKRGITFQSDPMILYKMSYLQYLLETGLLVQLQKEFDGKKGVLLTYYLDKVLNWGKELNLYS comes from the coding sequence ATGATGGATATTGCCAACATTAAAAAGATTTTTCAAAACGCCGATTTTCATCATCAAATTAAACATAAGTTTGGCAAATATAAGTCATTTGTTCCTGATTCCATTCAGCAATTAAGAGCATCTTCGAAAAGTATAATTTATAAATTAGACATCTCAACAGAATTGGGTATTCAACCAATAATATTTAAACGTTATATAGGGTCAAAAAATAGAAATAATGTAGAAATAAATTTATATGATAAAGCTCACCCCTTTTTAAAAGAGTTTATGCCAACAATATACGCCACTAAATCAAAAATATTTGATAACGAAACATGGATGTTAATAGAATATATTGAGCCTTTGCGTGGACGAATTCATCCTCCAAATCATTTTGACTATATCATACCAACAGTTGCAAAATTACATGCCCACTCATATGAGCAAAATTTCTACGATAATATCGATTTGTTTAATCCCTGGTTTCCAACCTTTCATTCGAAGAAAGCGAAAACACGAAGACAAGCTAAAATACAAAAAACAAAATTGTATCTTATCGATGCATTACACCACAAGCGTTTAAAGAAAATAATAGAACCTACGCATAGCATAATACAACAAATATTAAGTAAAAGTTCATTATCATTTCCTGAACTAGTACAAAATGGACAATGTATCGTACACGGTGACCTTCATTTACAAAATATTTGCTGCAATCATATAAATCAAAATACAAACAACCATATTCGAATGATTGATTGGGAATCGGCTAGATTTGCATCAGGTTGGTTTGATATCAATTTACTAGTTGAAAGATACCTTGGATTACGTAATTCCGAGAAAAACAATGATGATAGCATTCGTAACCATTGTGTTCAATTATATACTACTGAAATGAACAAAAGAGGAATCACCTTTCAAAGTGACCCTATGATATTATATAAAATGTCCTATTTACAGTACCTTCTTGAAACTGGCTTACTAGTACAATTACAAAAGGAGTTTGATGGTAAAAAAGGTGTATTGCTTACCTATTATCTAGATAAAGTTTTAAATTGGGGTAAAGAACTCAATTTGTATAGCTAA
- a CDS encoding TIGR04053 family radical SAM/SPASM domain-containing protein — translation MFDRDFNKNPFIVIWELTRACQLHCLHCRAKAQTRRDPRELSFEEGKQLIDQIYEMDNPMLVFTGGDPLMREDVYDIADYAIKKGVRVSMTPSATPNVTKQAIEKAKEVGLARWAFSLDGPTAEVHDHFRGTKGSFDLTMNAIKYLHELEIPVQINTVISRYNVDVLEEMAKVVEELKCVLWSVFFLVPTGRGKESDMVSPVQHEQIFNWLYELSKKVPFDIKTTAAQHYRRVVIQQKMKEAKDTDRAIRYADALNEGKTGQIDGLGRAPKGVNDGNGFVFISHIGDVFPSGLLPVKAGNIREKTLADIYRNSPIFKDLRNSDKFKGKCGVCEFRFVCGGSRARSYAVTGDFLESEPFCVYIPKALRSKSVNT, via the coding sequence ATGTTTGATCGAGATTTTAATAAAAATCCATTTATAGTCATTTGGGAATTAACGCGTGCTTGTCAATTACATTGCTTGCATTGTCGAGCAAAAGCTCAAACTAGACGGGACCCTAGAGAATTATCCTTTGAGGAAGGGAAACAATTAATAGATCAGATTTATGAAATGGATAATCCAATGTTGGTGTTTACAGGTGGAGACCCATTGATGAGGGAAGATGTATATGATATTGCAGATTATGCGATAAAAAAAGGTGTAAGGGTATCCATGACACCTAGTGCCACTCCAAATGTAACAAAACAAGCGATTGAGAAGGCAAAAGAGGTTGGTTTAGCACGGTGGGCTTTTAGTTTAGACGGTCCAACTGCCGAAGTACATGATCATTTTCGTGGAACGAAAGGATCTTTTGATTTAACAATGAATGCCATAAAATATTTACATGAGTTAGAAATTCCAGTGCAAATTAATACAGTGATTTCTCGCTACAATGTTGATGTGCTAGAAGAAATGGCTAAGGTTGTAGAAGAATTAAAATGTGTCCTATGGAGTGTGTTTTTTCTCGTTCCTACTGGACGGGGGAAAGAGTCAGATATGGTATCTCCAGTACAGCACGAACAGATTTTTAACTGGTTATATGAATTAAGTAAAAAGGTACCGTTTGATATTAAAACAACAGCTGCACAACACTACCGTCGTGTTGTTATTCAACAGAAAATGAAAGAAGCAAAAGATACAGATCGAGCTATCCGTTATGCAGATGCCTTAAACGAAGGAAAAACGGGTCAAATTGATGGCTTAGGTCGAGCACCAAAAGGTGTCAATGACGGCAATGGTTTTGTCTTTATATCTCATATTGGTGATGTATTTCCGAGTGGATTACTGCCTGTCAAAGCTGGGAATATTAGAGAGAAGACATTAGCAGATATTTATAGAAATTCTCCTATCTTCAAAGATTTGCGAAATTCAGACAAATTTAAAGGGAAATGCGGTGTATGTGAATTCCGCTTTGTTTGTGGTGGCTCACGTGCAAGGTCGTATGCAGTAACTGGAGATTTTTTAGAAAGTGAACCATTCTGTGTGTATATACCGAAAGCATTGCGGTCAAAATCAGTGAATACTTAA
- a CDS encoding DUF2249 domain-containing protein, with amino-acid sequence MNDTGAKNIVELDVREDINKKLQPFQKITNTVSSLNDDDIFILHAPIKPTPLLTIMKTKGFTYTVEKVAAKHWKVTFVRGEKNDS; translated from the coding sequence GTGAATGATACAGGAGCAAAAAACATCGTTGAGTTAGATGTGAGAGAAGATATAAATAAAAAGCTTCAGCCATTTCAAAAAATAACAAATACTGTTTCGTCATTGAACGATGATGACATTTTTATATTACACGCACCTATCAAACCTACACCGCTGCTTACAATTATGAAAACAAAAGGTTTTACTTATACCGTTGAGAAGGTAGCAGCAAAGCATTGGAAAGTAACCTTTGTGCGAGGTGAGAAAAATGATTCTTGA
- a CDS encoding DUF2249 domain-containing protein has product MILDNRGLEPPQPMIRTLAALEKLQDNEVLSIINDRRPMFLYEQLDELKYTHHTKQLDDGTYQIDIRR; this is encoded by the coding sequence ATGATTCTTGATAATCGAGGTCTAGAGCCTCCCCAGCCAATGATAAGAACACTTGCAGCATTGGAAAAACTTCAAGATAACGAAGTTCTTTCAATTATTAATGATAGACGACCTATGTTCTTATATGAGCAATTGGATGAACTCAAGTATACGCACCATACTAAACAGCTAGACGATGGTACTTATCAAATTGATATTAGAAGATGA
- a CDS encoding metal-sulfur cluster assembly factor yields MSLTDKVYSRLYEVIDPELNINIVDLGLIYDVTISTANDVSIIMTLTTPGCPLHDSIVNGVKHVIEQLGEVHTVNVQLVWEPAWTPQRMSQRALQTLQGI; encoded by the coding sequence ATGAGCTTAACAGATAAAGTGTACAGTCGTCTATATGAAGTGATTGATCCGGAGTTAAACATAAATATTGTTGACCTCGGTTTGATTTATGATGTTACTATATCCACAGCTAATGATGTGTCAATTATCATGACATTAACTACCCCTGGTTGCCCTTTACACGATAGCATTGTAAATGGTGTTAAGCATGTTATCGAGCAACTGGGAGAGGTTCATACAGTTAACGTGCAACTTGTATGGGAGCCAGCATGGACACCGCAACGCATGTCACAAAGAGCATTACAAACTTTACAAGGAATATAG
- a CDS encoding metal-sulfur cluster assembly factor: MDKALEENIMGALENVLDPELGIDIVNLGLVYGVDIDDNGTATVTMTLTSMGCPLAGTISEDVKRNLADIPEVKETEVSIVWSPPWSKDRMSRYAKIALGVHG, from the coding sequence AGCTTTAGAAGAAAATATAATGGGCGCACTTGAAAATGTGCTTGATCCAGAGTTAGGTATTGATATTGTTAATTTAGGCTTAGTGTATGGTGTTGATATAGATGATAATGGGACTGCGACTGTTACAATGACTCTCACTTCTATGGGATGTCCATTAGCAGGAACTATTTCAGAAGATGTAAAGAGAAATTTAGCGGATATACCAGAAGTGAAAGAGACAGAAGTTAGTATTGTTTGGAGCCCACCTTGGAGTAAAGATCGCATGTCAAGATATGCAAAAATTGCTTTAGGGGTTCATGGATAA